The DNA sequence TTTCTTGATTCGTTAAAAATGGTGCTATGGATTGAAGATGATTGATCAGTTTAAGAATATCAGCAGCTTTTGCTTTATATTGACCTTGAAGCACACCCAATGCAATGCCTCTTAGACCCAAACGAATTCTGTTCTCTTGTTCATCATCTGCCGCTTGCGTTAATGCTTGTTCTAATTTTTCAACAGCCAATGAAATCAAACCTCGCTCCATCAAAGCCATCGCGGCCTCGATCATCTTATTCACTTCTTCTTTCTCTTGAACTTTCAAAAGACGATTGGCCTCTCCCATAAGAGCTTCTAGTTGTTTTGTTATTCCTTCACTCTTTACAGATTTGAGAGCTGAAGCTAACTCCTGAATCGCTTCATCAATTTTTCCTTCTTTGAGCAACTGCTCAGCCTTTTCACCCCTACGACGAGCCGCACGATCACGCTCTATTTCTCGAATTTGTGTTTGAGCACTTAAAGCAATTGCATTCTGAGGATCGATTGCAAGAACGGCTTTATAGGAAGCCGCAGCCTTTGAAAGCAGATCTTGAGCTGTTAAACCTTGAGGAACGTCATTTATTTCCCAAAGAGTTCTATAGATCGAAACCAAGGTCAAGGCAACTTCAATATTCGAAGGATCCTGACTGACTCGCTCTTCATATTCCCGCATCAGAAGATGGCTTGGGTTTTCTGTATTCTGTGTCAAAAGGTCAAGATAACGGAACAATCGTTCATGATCCACACCTTCCCCTATCAACCTTTCTATAGCCTTTTTCACTTCTGCTTGTTGAGCAGCATTTAATTTAAGATAAGCTCTTCCCAATTGATTGAGGTCATTTAAATCCTGTGCAACACTTAAATGATCCACTCCACGATTGTTTCTCAAAAGATCTACGAGTGCTCCAAAGATTATCGAAGTCGGACCTTTCAGTTGATTTGTGATCTCGGAAAAACTGCCTGTGAGTTTAACCACACGTTGATATTCACTGATTGAAGAAAGAACACTCATCATTCCTGCACGAGCTGTTCTTAATTTTTCTTTGGTTATTTCAGAAGTCGTACGAGTGATCTGACCATTCATTTTTTCAATCAATTGGACAATTTGTTTTTCGGCACCAGGAAGAACACGTTCGGCATCTGCTTTGTCAGAGCTCAATTTCTCTAGTCTACCCACCACATCATTATTAAACTGAATAATTTCCCAGCCCTGTACCGATGCAGCTCCAACCGAAAGCTCAGCCAATCGAGGGGTCGCACGAAGGGCTTTTAGAATCTCTCTGTGTAATTGATAAACTGGTTTATTTTCATCACCCATCTCGCCTAAAAGAGCATGTTCTTTAAGTTTTTGAATATCTTCCGGTGTCATTCGAAGCATCATTCTTAAATCAGTCCATCGGCGAATTGAAAAACCATCGCGTCGATATTCCAAAATGGTGCGAGCCATCTCAGGCGTAAGACCTTCCACCTTTTCCAAACTCTCTTGATCAGCCTCATTAAGATTGACCTTGCCCACTTCTTTGGCACGCGCTTGGGCCTCTTTGACAGCCTTGTCGAGATTTTCTTTCTCTGTTTTGTATTGTTTTGTTGATAATTTTTCAACTTCTTTTGCCAATTCCTGAAGAACATTCGCTTCCAAGGCTTCCGGTGAGACTGCCAAGCCCGCTTGATCAAGC is a window from the Chlamydiota bacterium genome containing:
- a CDS encoding helix-hairpin-helix domain-containing protein, with protein sequence EVEKRVAELEKEWQPQAQALSQKEEAFKKAEEAYKTKADLLKKYDEAKEAVSDKEKDWIRQEEILTKAGRHLTEEEMGEEIQKLAALEKENEERAKLLETQTKEKSLDDLRNDLRVKERELLKLKKPIERLNLSAEAFYAVIPAVVKNQLGVGSRELGEKEKQEAENWKKIVNALLARIDQLSTGERELSLRMRKFLLDQAGLAVSPEALEANVLQELAKEVEKLSTKQYKTEKENLDKAVKEAQARAKEVGKVNLNEADQESLEKVEGLTPEMARTILEYRRDGFSIRRWTDLRMMLRMTPEDIQKLKEHALLGEMGDENKPVYQLHREILKALRATPRLAELSVGAASVQGWEIIQFNNDVVGRLEKLSSDKADAERVLPGAEKQIVQLIEKMNGQITRTTSEITKEKLRTARAGMMSVLSSISEYQRVVKLTGSFSEITNQLKGPTSIIFGALVDLLRNNRGVDHLSVAQDLNDLNQLGRAYLKLNAAQQAEVKKAIERLIGEGVDHERLFRYLDLLTQNTENPSHLLMREYEERVSQDPSNIEVALTLVSIYRTLWEINDVPQGLTAQDLLSKAAASYKAVLAIDPQNAIALSAQTQIREIERDRAARRRGEKAEQLLKEGKIDEAIQELASALKSVKSEGITKQLEALMGEANRLLKVQEKEEVNKMIEAAMALMERGLISLAVEKLEQALTQAADDEQENRIRLGLRGIALGVLQGQYKAKAADILKLINHLQSIAPFLTNQEMLYEMKEILEQYEAREKDSKRKDLNRKDRALVQSKIKEAMGAIETQLLTLPSVQEFEASMNELLAGAGSEEKTDTSLAHFTEKVSQVAQGMRQLSARPKDIEHYLARHQAELNENKRAVITSLMTMVQAGHISYQDLTSLVTNQYGSYAHFRDIATEADFIGAVDLLLAGLSNDPSTNSSPSQRLDERRRVHPMAQEAA